A single window of Narcine bancroftii isolate sNarBan1 chromosome 13, sNarBan1.hap1, whole genome shotgun sequence DNA harbors:
- the LOC138748092 gene encoding potassium channel subfamily K member 13-like, with protein sequence MGWSDGGGCWCPGPRLNEDNARFALLALLILCYLVVGAAVFSAVERPRELRAQQDWSRTLGTFSRSYNISRVQLAAFLRDYEKAQGAGIRAAHTPLRPRWDFTGAFYFVGTVLSTIGFGMTTPGTTAGRVFLIFYGLAGCAATILFFNLFLERIITLLAYVLRWFHERGLERSRALGSSAQRSSSLSEEVDSLDGWKPSVYYVMLILGMASVVISCCASAIYSPVEEWSYAESLYFCFVTFSTIGFGDLVSSQRDAYTNQTLYRAANFLLILVGVCCLYSLFNVSSIIVKQFLNWMLRKMECRGCRRRRKPWAPGNAVHPLGPKSRRNNISVETVCDSEAEGRPMSGEMISVKDFLASNKVSLAIMQKQLSETANRGPRQSYSRFSGFSGGVGALAIMNNRLVETSVDR encoded by the exons ATGGGCTGGTCGGACGGCGGCGGCTGCTGGTGCCCCGGCCCCCGCCTGAACGAGGACAACGCGCGCTTCGCCCTGCTCGCCCTCCTCATCCTGTGCTACCTGGTGGTCGGGGCGGCCGTGTTCTCGGCGGTGGAGCGGCCGCGGGAGCTGCGGGCGCAGCAGGACTGGAGCCGGACCCTGGGCACCTTCAGCCGCAGCTACAACATCAGCCGCGTCCAACTCGCCGCCTTCCTGCGCGACTACGAGAAAGCCCAGGGCGCCGGCATCCGCGCCGCTCACACCCCGCTCAGACCCCGCTGGGACTTCACCGGAGCCTTTTACTTCGTCGGGACCGTCCTTTCCACTATCG gctTCGGGATGACCACGCCGGGGACCACGGCTGGCAGAGTCTTCCTGATCTTCTATGGTTTGGCAGGTTGCGCTGCCACCATCCTCTTCTTCAACCTCTTCCTGGAGAGGATCATCACTCTTCTGGCCTACGTCCTGCGCTGGTTCCACGAGAGAGGGTTGGAGCGCAGTAGAGCgttaggctcttcagcccaaagGTCGTCCAGCCTCTCTGAAGAGGTGGACAGTCTAGATGGCTGGAAGCCTTCTGTCTACTACGTCATGCTGATCTTGGGCATGGCTTCCGTGGTGATCTCCTGCTGCGCCTCAGCCATTTATTCTCCCGTTGAGGAATGGAGTTACGCAGAGTCCCTCTATTTCTGCTTCGTGACATTCAGCACCATCGGTTTCGGCGACTTGGTAAGCAGCCAGAGGGATGCCTACACCAACCAAACTCTGTACCGGGCGGCAAACTTCTTGCTTATCCTGGTGGGTGTTTGCTGCCTCTACTCCCTGTTCAATGTCTCCTCTATCATCGTCAAGCAGTTCCTCAACTGGATGTTGAGGAAGATGGAGTGCCGGGGCTGCCGGCGGAGGCGAAAGCCATGGGCGCCGGGCAATGCTGTGCACCCGCTGGGGCCCAAGTCccggaggaacaacatctccgtGGAGACAGTGTGCGACAGCGAGGCTGAAGGCCGGCCAATGTCGGGCGAGATGATATCTGTCAAGGACTTCTTGGCCTCCAACAAGGTCTCCTTGGCCATCATGCAGAAGCAACTTTCCGAGACGGCTAACAGAGGCCCAAGGCAAAGCTATTCCCGGTTCAGCGGGTTCTCTGGGGGTGTCGGTGCCTTAGCCATCATGAACAATCGGCTGGTGGAGACCAGCGTGGACAGGTAA